From one Desulfurobacterium thermolithotrophum DSM 11699 genomic stretch:
- a CDS encoding DUF4315 family protein, producing the protein MIANFYSIVSYPARFYFDYLDVAVAEKINKEIEKGRMKVYEAEEVFKELEIDV; encoded by the coding sequence TTGATAGCGAACTTTTATTCTATTGTGAGTTACCCAGCGAGATTTTACTTTGATTACTTGGATGTAGCTGTTGCCGAAAAAATAAATAAGGAAATAGAAAAAGGCAGAATGAAAGTTTATGAAGCAGAAGAGGTTTTTAAAGAGTTGGAAATAGATGTATAA
- a CDS encoding Ig-like domain-containing protein, with amino-acid sequence MKKLLSLLITPMLFFSCGGSLQKTSSAPELSADSSVFERNGLVFDPFATEPDSPLGIPFPNDLFWNSTYVYFDPSTTDNLETKALYEAINQLQIKGFSPNTPIFIPLIDSIQLDVESLKSNLKIFDLTALALCSSNSTFCNLIDQTERLEIIQEGNYIKLYPTKPLEAGHKYAVVLINGIKDVNGNPILSPQAFNKLEEEGKLDELYGALSTINPNLNKDNILEAFTFTTADKTLSVSDLGSIKRYLESLNQGENATLTISGISYNEIENDYRSFDLGNTTLSPLYGVLKLVSSDNNLKALISSGKFPAFDITKLSELFTKINLGETFDINDYVKFIPIYFGNRDLYSGSVYIFQHGLGGSKERVEALLQDIQLPVVAIDLPFHGDYTKLTENSTFECSEGKCFLTSNVVQDRLNIYQAVFNLRLLELLIRNGFYDLNGDGNTDIPSAVNFLGISMGSIVGSIYANYGTPNKVVLNVGGGNFVSILDRATNSLIESLLESVGVKKNTNKYCMLLGIFQLILDPADPVYVGTTNLTNTIIQSAYQDTVVPNVSNKALARKVNFDSYVQIESPDPNNPLSTVPGWYMFGNSTYWVNHAFLLHTNVENYPEAKEHLDVEFLQRAQKAAREQIYNFLSN; translated from the coding sequence ATTTTTTTCATGTGGAGGTAGTCTTCAAAAAACAAGTTCAGCTCCAGAACTTTCTGCTGATAGTTCAGTTTTTGAGAGGAACGGACTAGTGTTTGATCCATTTGCAACAGAACCTGATAGTCCTTTAGGAATTCCATTTCCCAATGATCTATTTTGGAATTCTACTTATGTTTACTTTGACCCTTCAACTACGGATAATCTTGAAACCAAAGCTCTATATGAAGCAATAAATCAGTTACAAATAAAGGGATTTAGTCCAAATACGCCAATATTTATTCCTCTTATAGACTCTATTCAGCTGGATGTGGAATCTCTAAAGAGTAACTTAAAGATTTTTGACTTAACGGCTTTAGCCTTGTGTTCTTCTAATAGTACGTTTTGTAATTTAATAGACCAAACAGAGAGACTTGAGATTATCCAAGAAGGAAATTACATTAAACTTTATCCTACTAAACCTTTAGAGGCTGGACATAAGTATGCTGTTGTTCTTATAAACGGAATTAAAGATGTAAATGGCAATCCCATTCTTTCTCCTCAAGCCTTTAACAAACTAGAAGAAGAAGGAAAACTTGATGAACTTTATGGAGCTCTTTCGACAATTAATCCGAATTTAAATAAAGATAATATTCTTGAAGCGTTTACTTTTACAACCGCAGATAAGACTTTGTCTGTTTCTGACCTTGGATCTATAAAAAGATATCTTGAATCTCTTAATCAAGGTGAAAATGCAACGCTAACGATTTCTGGAATTTCCTATAACGAAATTGAAAACGATTATAGAAGCTTTGACTTGGGAAACACCACACTATCCCCTCTTTATGGTGTTTTGAAACTTGTAAGTAGCGATAACAATCTTAAAGCTTTGATTTCTTCAGGTAAATTTCCAGCTTTTGATATCACAAAACTTTCAGAATTGTTTACCAAAATTAACTTAGGAGAAACATTTGACATTAATGATTATGTTAAATTCATCCCCATATATTTTGGAAACAGAGATCTTTACAGTGGCTCTGTTTATATCTTCCAGCATGGATTAGGTGGAAGTAAAGAAAGAGTAGAAGCTCTTCTTCAAGATATCCAGCTTCCAGTTGTTGCAATTGACTTGCCTTTCCACGGAGACTATACAAAGCTTACAGAAAACAGTACTTTTGAATGCAGTGAAGGAAAGTGTTTCCTCACATCAAATGTTGTTCAAGATAGATTAAACATTTATCAAGCAGTTTTTAACTTAAGATTATTAGAACTGCTTATAAGAAACGGTTTTTATGACCTAAATGGAGATGGAAATACCGATATTCCTTCAGCTGTAAACTTTCTTGGAATTTCAATGGGCTCTATTGTAGGTTCTATTTACGCAAATTATGGAACTCCCAATAAAGTTGTTTTAAACGTTGGTGGTGGAAATTTTGTTTCAATCCTTGATAGAGCGACAAATTCCTTGATTGAATCTTTGCTTGAATCAGTAGGAGTAAAGAAAAACACTAATAAGTACTGCATGCTTCTTGGAATTTTCCAACTAATTCTTGATCCAGCTGATCCAGTTTACGTTGGAACAACAAACTTGACAAATACTATTATTCAAAGTGCATATCAAGATACTGTTGTTCCTAATGTTTCAAATAAAGCTTTAGCAAGAAAAGTTAACTTTGACAGCTATGTACAAATAGAATCTCCTGATCCTAATAATCCACTATCTACAGTTCCAGGTTGGTATATGTTTGGAAATAGCACATATTGGGTAAATCATGCCTTCTTGCTTCATACAAACGTTGAAAACTATCCTGAAGCAAAAGAACACTTAGACGTTGAATTTCTCCAAAGAGCACAAAAAGCTGCAAGAGAACAAATCTATAATTTCCTTTCTAACTAA
- a CDS encoding WD40 repeat domain-containing protein — MKKVVSLIVKHLLYICLNLIFIIFSLNSVASPQKEKFKLPKIRTIPNKITLDVWEKWNSKNWILSVTFSPNGNWIAYGSYSSFNGRGTVTIIDPLTGNRKAVLYTTGGQVEKLAVSPDGNLIAAGNAGGTIDIFDVKSKEKIKTLREHKRTISSIAFSPNGKLLASADYDGVVKLWDLNTWEPIKTFSGKLVAFSPDSKYLAILNRKELFIYDISKGNTSKILSLKNLYGPVDTICFSPDGTLIAFSNFDNIYILKVSKDNKMQIKLKMKKVIKGTQYRKRMEHYPNYGEILSMSFSPDSKLIAIGTINFFKNRPQAGVVAIFDVKTGTCIKLLEKYRNDVRSVTFSPDGSMIAFGCHSGELGVLKVEEPFFSLTTLDILDKDKLLSIPKGTVIKAVRGNGGTYIVYPIYGKLKEGRLNPLYYSANPILVFKESPLLPYPGSQYPVGTIKKGEIVDKKQILITRDKKYLYLDRKGFISANSTVKIKPCKISFLAKIEGTVLKTLPNENASYTVPTGTVLFAKYFCPYFNYYLVTSPSGKSGWVSAQYLEKLPVKDINKDAVALKSTNLFFSVSSKDHGIPINQGEIIKVVFKLKNYPLYYVKKGKNKGLINKDSIAFIKMFNPQKLWTITDTVLLKAPQKSADVIRNLPKFTELKVLGRVNDFYYVEVISIKLKGWIPTELTTLVKPDKLS, encoded by the coding sequence ATGAAAAAAGTAGTAAGCTTAATAGTAAAACACTTACTATACATTTGTTTAAATCTTATTTTTATAATCTTTAGCCTTAATTCCGTGGCATCTCCTCAAAAAGAAAAATTTAAGTTACCCAAAATCAGAACTATCCCGAACAAAATTACCTTAGATGTCTGGGAAAAATGGAACTCAAAAAATTGGATTCTTTCTGTCACCTTTAGCCCTAATGGAAACTGGATTGCTTATGGAAGTTATTCCAGCTTCAATGGGAGAGGAACGGTAACTATTATTGATCCACTAACAGGAAACCGTAAAGCAGTTCTATACACTACAGGTGGGCAGGTTGAAAAGTTAGCCGTTAGTCCCGACGGAAATTTAATTGCCGCTGGGAATGCAGGAGGAACTATTGATATATTCGATGTAAAAAGTAAAGAAAAAATTAAAACTTTAAGGGAACACAAAAGAACTATCTCTTCCATAGCTTTTAGCCCCAATGGAAAACTATTGGCTTCTGCTGACTACGATGGAGTTGTCAAATTATGGGACCTTAATACATGGGAACCTATTAAAACTTTTTCAGGAAAGTTAGTCGCATTTAGTCCAGACAGCAAGTATCTTGCAATACTAAATAGGAAAGAATTATTTATATACGATATAAGCAAAGGAAATACTTCGAAAATCCTAAGTCTTAAAAATTTATATGGTCCTGTTGATACTATATGCTTTAGTCCAGATGGAACCTTAATTGCCTTTAGCAATTTTGACAATATTTATATTTTAAAGGTTAGTAAAGACAATAAAATGCAAATAAAGCTTAAGATGAAAAAAGTAATAAAAGGAACACAATACAGAAAAAGAATGGAACACTATCCTAACTACGGGGAGATACTATCTATGTCCTTTAGTCCAGACAGTAAATTGATAGCCATTGGTACGATTAACTTCTTTAAGAATAGACCTCAAGCAGGAGTAGTTGCTATTTTCGATGTAAAGACTGGAACGTGTATCAAACTTTTAGAAAAATACAGGAACGATGTTAGAAGTGTAACTTTCAGTCCAGACGGTTCTATGATCGCCTTTGGATGTCATTCAGGCGAATTAGGGGTTTTAAAAGTAGAAGAACCCTTTTTCTCTCTAACTACTCTTGATATTCTTGACAAAGACAAACTCTTAAGTATTCCTAAAGGCACTGTAATTAAAGCTGTTAGAGGTAACGGTGGAACTTATATAGTCTATCCTATATACGGGAAACTTAAAGAAGGAAGACTAAATCCATTATATTATTCAGCCAATCCCATCCTTGTTTTTAAAGAGTCTCCTTTACTTCCGTATCCCGGTTCCCAGTACCCAGTGGGTACCATTAAAAAAGGTGAAATTGTAGATAAAAAGCAGATTCTCATCACACGAGACAAGAAATATCTGTACTTAGATAGAAAAGGTTTCATAAGTGCAAATTCGACAGTTAAAATAAAGCCGTGCAAGATTTCTTTTCTTGCGAAAATAGAAGGAACAGTACTAAAAACATTACCAAATGAAAACGCTTCATACACAGTTCCAACTGGAACAGTTTTATTTGCAAAATATTTTTGTCCATACTTCAATTATTACCTAGTTACTTCCCCTTCTGGCAAAAGCGGGTGGGTTTCTGCCCAGTATCTTGAAAAGCTTCCCGTAAAAGATATTAATAAAGATGCAGTGGCTTTAAAAAGTACAAACTTGTTCTTTTCTGTTTCCTCTAAGGATCACGGAATCCCGATTAATCAAGGAGAAATTATAAAAGTAGTATTTAAGCTTAAAAACTATCCCCTTTATTATGTCAAAAAAGGGAAAAACAAGGGACTTATAAATAAGGATAGTATAGCTTTCATAAAAATGTTTAATCCACAAAAATTGTGGACCATTACAGATACTGTCCTCCTAAAAGCTCCTCAAAAGTCTGCTGACGTAATCAGGAACCTTCCTAAATTCACAGAACTCAAAGTTTTAGGTAGGGTAAATGATTTCTATTACGTAGAAGTTATTTCAATAAAATTGAAAGGGTGGATTCCAACAGAACTCACAACACTTGTTAAACCTGATAAGCTAAGTTAG
- a CDS encoding cytochrome-c peroxidase has translation MKKFLSITTFLAICTGTPAIASTWDSICSKCHGIIAPSKDVLIKKFKTKEALVEAAKNSAKHKKMPFDNVKAFEKAAKELFSREVSVKSVQEDFRSFFTPLPSFPPIPKNNSLTPEKVKLGKMLYYDPRLSRSQLISCNTCHNLSIGGDDNQKTSIGHGWQAGPRNAPTTINSGFLKVQFWDGRALTLEEQAAGPLQAHVEMNATPKLIVERLKRIPEYVELFKKAFPGEKDPVTFENVTKAIAAFERTLNTPNSPFNRYLLGDDNALTSEQKEGMKLFVKYGCIACHNGPVLSDGQFHEFKWNKDLGRYNVTKNPKDKYKFRTPQLLNVAITAPYFHDGSVNSLEAAIKIMAKKELGKELSNIEAKKIKAFLESMTGEVPLEARVLPELPEKN, from the coding sequence ATGAAAAAATTTTTATCTATTACTACTTTTTTAGCTATTTGTACTGGGACACCAGCAATTGCTAGCACATGGGATAGTATCTGTTCTAAATGTCATGGAATAATAGCTCCAAGTAAAGATGTCTTAATTAAAAAGTTCAAAACAAAAGAAGCTTTAGTAGAAGCAGCTAAGAATTCTGCTAAACATAAAAAAATGCCTTTTGACAATGTAAAAGCTTTTGAAAAAGCTGCTAAAGAACTTTTTTCAAGGGAAGTTTCTGTAAAATCTGTGCAGGAAGATTTCAGATCATTTTTTACTCCTCTTCCATCATTTCCGCCAATTCCAAAGAATAACAGCTTAACCCCTGAAAAAGTAAAACTTGGAAAGATGCTTTACTATGATCCAAGACTTTCAAGGAGTCAACTGATTTCCTGTAATACCTGTCATAATCTTTCTATTGGTGGAGATGATAATCAAAAGACTTCTATAGGTCATGGTTGGCAAGCAGGTCCAAGAAATGCTCCAACAACTATTAATTCTGGATTCTTAAAAGTTCAGTTTTGGGATGGAAGAGCCTTAACACTAGAAGAACAAGCAGCAGGTCCACTGCAAGCACATGTTGAGATGAACGCAACCCCAAAACTCATTGTAGAAAGACTGAAAAGAATACCTGAGTATGTAGAACTCTTTAAAAAAGCCTTTCCAGGAGAAAAGGATCCTGTTACTTTTGAAAACGTGACAAAAGCCATTGCAGCATTCGAAAGAACTCTTAATACTCCAAATTCTCCTTTCAATAGGTATCTTCTTGGTGATGATAATGCTCTTACTTCTGAACAAAAAGAAGGTATGAAACTTTTTGTTAAGTATGGATGTATTGCGTGTCATAATGGACCAGTTCTTTCTGATGGTCAGTTTCATGAGTTCAAGTGGAATAAAGACCTTGGTAGATATAATGTAACTAAGAATCCAAAAGACAAATACAAATTTAGGACACCACAACTTTTAAATGTTGCTATTACTGCACCATATTTCCATGATGGTTCTGTAAATAGTCTTGAAGCTGCAATAAAAATAATGGCTAAGAAAGAATTAGGAAAAGAGCTTTCTAACATTGAAGCAAAGAAAATTAAAGCTTTTCTTGAATCTATGACTGGTGAAGTACCTCTTGAAGCAAGAGTTTTACCAGAACTTCCAGAGAAAAATTAA
- the gyrB gene encoding DNA topoisomerase (ATP-hydrolyzing) subunit B has product MANNEKYDASAIKVLEGLEAVRKRPGMYIGDTGSYGLHHLVFEIIDNSVDEALAGYCTEIKVIIHEDNSITVEDNGRGIPVDIHPEYGKPAAEIVMTVLHAGGKFEKKAYKYSGGLHGVGVSVVNALSEWLKLEIHKDGKVYKQIYEKGNPVTEFACIGETKKRGTIVTFKPDPEIFEVTEFSWDILANRLRELAFLNKGLKITLIDERTEPQKEETFYYEGGIVEFVKKINEKKDPLFPNPIYIAGEKDDILVEVALQYNSTYTEQVFSFVNNINTREGGTHVSGFRTALTRAIIKFIEENNLLPKNAKISVTGDDVREGLVTVISVKVPNPQFEGQTKAKLGNSEVRPIVASIVYDKLYAFLTERPDIGRKIAEKVITAARAREAAKRARELTRRKSALEEFSLPGKLADCSERDPQKTELFLVEGDSAGGSAKQGRDRRFQAILPLKGKIINVEKARIEKVLSNDEIKTIITALGTGIGKNFDMSKLRYSKIIIMTDADVDGAHIRTLLLTFFFRQFPEIVERGHLYIAQPPLYRVKKGKREMYIKSDSELESVVLDFALDSVLLLDNNGKEIPKEEGLKVVEDISKLESVVSILSRKRDRDIINILLRIGADYKDLYDREKAEKLVEEIKKNLPESLRKTEFELIEDKEHCCFKIFCRIPFDRYLKKTVEINKDLLISDLYKHGRGLKSRIREKLGEPPYKVETKKGEVKEFLTLEELYNYLLQVGKEGIYIQRYKGLGEMNPDQLWETTMNPENRTLLKVSVEDAVKADEIFTILMGDKVEPRKEFIQKFAKEVRNLDI; this is encoded by the coding sequence ATGGCAAATAACGAAAAGTATGATGCTTCAGCAATAAAGGTTCTTGAAGGGCTTGAAGCTGTAAGAAAAAGACCTGGAATGTACATTGGAGATACTGGAAGCTACGGTCTCCACCATTTGGTCTTTGAAATTATTGATAACAGTGTAGATGAAGCCCTTGCTGGATACTGTACAGAGATAAAGGTAATAATCCACGAGGATAACTCAATAACGGTTGAGGATAACGGAAGGGGAATCCCAGTTGATATACATCCTGAGTACGGTAAACCGGCAGCAGAAATTGTTATGACTGTTCTTCACGCTGGTGGTAAATTTGAGAAGAAAGCTTATAAATACTCTGGTGGTCTTCACGGTGTTGGAGTTTCAGTAGTTAACGCACTTTCTGAATGGCTAAAACTTGAAATTCATAAAGATGGAAAGGTCTATAAACAGATCTATGAAAAAGGTAACCCTGTAACAGAATTTGCATGTATTGGAGAGACAAAGAAAAGAGGGACAATAGTAACCTTTAAACCAGATCCAGAGATATTCGAAGTAACAGAGTTTAGCTGGGACATTCTTGCCAATAGATTAAGAGAATTGGCTTTTCTTAATAAAGGCTTAAAAATAACTCTCATAGATGAAAGAACAGAGCCTCAAAAAGAAGAGACTTTTTATTACGAAGGTGGAATTGTTGAGTTTGTTAAGAAAATTAACGAAAAGAAAGACCCTCTTTTTCCAAATCCAATATACATAGCGGGAGAAAAGGACGATATTCTCGTTGAAGTCGCTCTTCAGTACAACTCTACCTATACAGAACAAGTCTTTAGCTTTGTTAACAACATCAATACTCGTGAAGGTGGAACACACGTTTCAGGATTTAGAACTGCTTTAACAAGAGCTATAATCAAATTCATTGAGGAAAATAATCTATTACCCAAAAACGCTAAGATTTCTGTAACTGGAGATGATGTAAGAGAAGGTCTCGTTACTGTAATTTCTGTTAAGGTTCCAAATCCTCAGTTTGAAGGTCAGACAAAGGCAAAGCTTGGAAACTCAGAGGTTAGACCTATTGTTGCTTCCATTGTTTACGACAAACTTTATGCCTTTTTGACCGAACGTCCTGATATTGGAAGGAAGATTGCAGAGAAAGTGATAACTGCCGCAAGGGCGAGAGAAGCTGCCAAAAGGGCGAGGGAGCTGACAAGACGTAAGAGTGCCCTTGAGGAGTTCTCCCTTCCCGGAAAACTTGCAGATTGTTCTGAAAGAGATCCTCAAAAAACCGAACTTTTCTTAGTTGAGGGTGATTCAGCTGGAGGTAGTGCAAAGCAGGGAAGGGACAGGCGTTTTCAGGCAATCTTGCCGCTCAAGGGTAAGATAATAAACGTTGAAAAGGCAAGGATTGAGAAGGTTCTCTCAAACGATGAAATTAAAACGATAATTACAGCCCTTGGAACTGGAATCGGTAAGAACTTTGATATGAGCAAGCTCCGTTATAGCAAGATAATCATAATGACGGATGCGGACGTTGACGGAGCTCATATAAGAACACTTCTACTTACCTTTTTCTTCAGACAATTCCCAGAAATTGTTGAAAGAGGACACCTTTACATTGCACAGCCTCCACTTTATAGGGTGAAAAAAGGAAAAAGAGAAATGTACATAAAGAGCGACTCAGAACTTGAAAGTGTGGTTTTAGATTTTGCTCTTGATTCTGTTTTACTTCTTGATAATAACGGAAAAGAGATTCCAAAAGAAGAAGGATTAAAGGTAGTTGAAGATATTTCAAAACTTGAAAGTGTCGTTTCTATACTCTCAAGAAAGAGGGACAGAGATATCATAAATATTCTTCTTAGAATAGGGGCTGACTATAAGGATCTCTACGATAGAGAAAAGGCTGAAAAGCTAGTAGAGGAAATAAAGAAGAACCTTCCAGAATCACTAAGAAAAACAGAGTTTGAGCTCATAGAGGATAAGGAACACTGCTGTTTCAAAATCTTTTGCCGTATTCCTTTTGATAGATATCTCAAAAAGACCGTTGAGATAAACAAAGATCTGTTGATATCAGATCTTTATAAACATGGAAGAGGCTTAAAGTCCAGAATAAGAGAAAAACTTGGAGAGCCTCCTTACAAAGTTGAAACTAAAAAGGGTGAAGTTAAGGAGTTTCTGACCCTTGAAGAGCTCTACAACTATCTCCTTCAGGTTGGAAAAGAAGGTATATATATTCAACGTTACAAGGGTCTTGGTGAGATGAATCCAGACCAGCTCTGGGAAACAACGATGAATCCTGAAAATAGAACTCTTTTAAAAGTTTCTGTTGAAGATGCTGTAAAAGCAGACGAAATCTTTACAATCTTAATGGGAGACAAGGTAGAACCGAGAAAAGAGTTTATTCAGAAATTTGCCAAAGAGGTAAGAAACCTTGATATTTAG
- a CDS encoding ABC transporter substrate-binding protein, which yields MKSIRSLVIFLFCFIVAIIFPLFFILEPSGKSGNYTLGKTVDLDNVTFQVGHYGGTLYTATSSDPKTFNLVMAHETSSTETIGELFEGLTEVDLKTLKPRGALAESWEFKNDGLKWIFHLRKGVKWFDGKEFTADDVVFTYNQIYFNPKIPNSTKDMFLIDGKLPKVKKIDKYTVEFDLPEPFAPLLYSLSAPIFPKHVLEEAVKSGKFMETWTVSTPPEKLIGTGPYKLVKYVPGQYLVYERNRDYWKKDEEGKTLPYIDKKVKFILPDQNTQLLKFKAGELDFYGVRGDDFPELKSGEKKGNYTIYNLGPSLTADFICFNQKKGAIPDWKWKLFTNRKFRWAISHAIDRKGIILTVYNGLGYPVYSPVTPANKLYYDSSYPKFPYNLEKAKKLLEEIGLKDRNGDGWLETPDGHKVEFNLLTNSNNPSRVQIGAIIKYDLKRLGIDVHFQPLDFNNLVEKLLHTHDFDAVIIGLTGSIDPNGGRNVWMSSGQLHMWNPNQKKPATKWEAEVDRLFEEGARELDFKKRVEIYKKAYRIISYEQPLIYIAAPLVLEAARNRVKNFFPTVWGTYEAEKMFIEKNGK from the coding sequence ATGAAATCTATTAGATCTTTAGTTATCTTCCTCTTCTGCTTTATTGTAGCAATAATTTTTCCTCTTTTCTTCATTCTAGAACCATCTGGAAAAAGTGGAAACTACACCCTTGGGAAAACAGTAGATCTTGATAACGTCACATTTCAAGTAGGACACTACGGAGGAACACTTTACACTGCTACTTCTTCAGACCCTAAAACGTTTAACCTTGTAATGGCACACGAAACATCATCAACAGAGACGATTGGAGAGCTCTTTGAAGGTTTAACAGAGGTTGACTTGAAAACTTTAAAGCCAAGAGGAGCTCTTGCAGAGAGCTGGGAGTTTAAAAACGATGGTCTAAAGTGGATCTTTCATCTTCGAAAAGGTGTTAAATGGTTTGATGGAAAGGAGTTCACAGCTGACGATGTTGTTTTTACCTACAACCAGATCTACTTCAATCCAAAGATTCCTAACTCTACAAAGGATATGTTCCTTATAGATGGAAAACTACCAAAAGTTAAAAAGATAGATAAATATACAGTTGAGTTTGACCTTCCAGAACCCTTTGCTCCTCTTCTATATTCGTTATCAGCACCGATATTTCCGAAACACGTCCTTGAAGAAGCTGTAAAGTCCGGAAAGTTCATGGAAACCTGGACTGTTTCTACACCTCCTGAAAAACTCATCGGAACAGGTCCTTACAAACTGGTTAAATACGTTCCAGGACAGTATTTGGTCTATGAAAGGAACAGAGATTACTGGAAGAAAGATGAAGAGGGGAAGACACTTCCCTACATAGATAAAAAGGTCAAGTTTATCCTGCCCGACCAGAACACCCAGCTTTTAAAGTTTAAGGCTGGAGAGCTCGATTTCTATGGAGTCAGAGGTGACGATTTTCCAGAGCTGAAATCTGGAGAGAAAAAAGGAAACTACACAATCTACAACCTTGGACCTTCCCTAACTGCCGACTTTATATGCTTCAATCAGAAAAAGGGAGCCATACCTGACTGGAAGTGGAAACTCTTTACAAACAGAAAATTCAGATGGGCAATTTCCCATGCAATTGATAGAAAAGGAATAATTCTCACAGTCTATAATGGTTTAGGATATCCTGTTTATTCTCCAGTAACACCAGCAAATAAACTGTACTACGATTCCAGCTATCCAAAGTTTCCATACAATCTGGAAAAGGCAAAAAAACTCCTTGAAGAGATAGGACTGAAGGACAGGAATGGAGATGGATGGCTTGAAACACCAGATGGTCACAAAGTGGAGTTTAACCTTCTGACAAACTCAAACAACCCTTCAAGAGTTCAGATAGGTGCAATAATCAAGTACGACCTCAAAAGACTTGGAATAGACGTTCACTTCCAGCCCCTCGACTTTAACAACCTTGTTGAAAAGCTTCTCCATACCCACGACTTTGACGCTGTGATAATTGGATTAACAGGTTCAATCGACCCAAACGGTGGCAGAAATGTATGGATGAGCAGTGGGCAGCTCCACATGTGGAATCCGAACCAAAAAAAACCGGCAACAAAGTGGGAAGCAGAGGTTGATAGACTCTTTGAAGAAGGAGCAAGGGAGCTTGATTTCAAGAAGAGGGTTGAGATATACAAGAAAGCCTATAGGATAATCTCTTACGAGCAACCGTTAATCTACATAGCTGCTCCGTTAGTTCTCGAAGCAGCAAGAAACAGAGTAAAGAACTTCTTCCCGACAGTCTGGGGAACTTACGAAGCAGAAAAAATGTTCATTGAGAAGAATGGAAAATGA
- a CDS encoding gamma-glutamylcyclotransferase family protein — translation MYYELLFVYGTLMSGLSAHTFLFDSEFVGHGILYGAKLLHLEEGYPGVIEGEGEVFGEVYRVDSLTLAAIDLFEEFYKSFPERSFYLRIRKPIRLIQFNDFVDAWVYVLNPLIIKNLSFTEVPFGNWKEFIKKLMKL, via the coding sequence ATGTACTACGAGCTTCTTTTTGTCTATGGCACTTTAATGTCTGGGCTTTCCGCCCATACGTTTCTTTTCGACTCAGAGTTTGTTGGTCATGGTATTCTCTATGGTGCAAAGCTTCTTCACTTAGAAGAAGGGTATCCGGGAGTCATTGAGGGTGAGGGAGAAGTTTTTGGAGAAGTTTATAGAGTAGATTCCCTAACTCTTGCAGCAATTGACTTATTTGAAGAATTTTATAAATCTTTTCCAGAAAGGAGTTTCTATCTAAGAATTAGAAAACCTATAAGGCTTATTCAATTTAACGATTTTGTTGATGCTTGGGTTTATGTTCTTAATCCTTTAATAATTAAAAATCTTTCCTTTACAGAAGTTCCTTTTGGGAACTGGAAGGAATTCATAAAAAAATTAATGAAGCTTTAA